Proteins co-encoded in one Erwinia sp. genomic window:
- the gltC_2 gene encoding HTH-type transcriptional regulator GltC (ID:JIFNMEKO_03214;~source:Prodigal:2.6) — translation MANYTLRQLRYFVTTVECGSVAEASRQLYIAQPSISHAIKGLEESFGVQLFIRHHAQGVSLTPIGARFYNKALKLIRTAHEFEQNALADNDIVAGKIDIGCFETVAPLILPRLLRGFKQQYPGVDITIRDGEQHELVQGLTAGSFDLALLYQHDLDNSISTELLMPAQKPYVLLPADHPFAQCQQVSLRDLASQPMILLDVQPSRHYFVSLFAHQGITPNIVFSSPPLEMVRGMVGEGFGFALLVTRPFGNTTYDGKAIVTVALEDVVEGSALAAAWLTRNPLTRPAALFVEWCKTQLPEPPPEENQSVG, via the coding sequence ATGGCCAATTATACATTGCGGCAGTTACGCTATTTCGTGACTACGGTTGAGTGTGGCAGTGTCGCGGAAGCGTCACGTCAGCTTTATATCGCTCAGCCTTCAATTTCTCATGCTATTAAAGGACTGGAGGAGAGTTTTGGCGTGCAGTTATTTATCAGGCATCATGCTCAGGGGGTATCGTTGACCCCTATTGGTGCAAGATTTTATAACAAAGCACTAAAATTGATCAGAACAGCGCATGAGTTTGAGCAAAATGCCCTGGCAGATAACGATATAGTGGCGGGTAAAATAGATATCGGTTGTTTTGAAACGGTCGCCCCCCTGATTTTGCCTCGCCTGCTCCGCGGTTTTAAACAGCAATACCCAGGGGTAGATATCACCATCCGCGATGGTGAACAGCATGAGTTAGTGCAAGGACTGACCGCCGGGAGTTTTGATTTGGCATTATTGTATCAGCATGATTTGGATAACAGTATCTCGACTGAGTTGCTGATGCCTGCGCAAAAGCCCTATGTCCTCTTGCCTGCTGACCACCCGTTTGCGCAATGTCAGCAGGTCAGTTTACGTGATTTAGCCAGCCAGCCGATGATCCTGTTGGATGTTCAGCCGAGTCGCCATTACTTTGTCAGTCTGTTTGCGCATCAGGGGATTACGCCGAATATTGTGTTCAGTTCCCCCCCGCTGGAGATGGTACGCGGAATGGTTGGCGAGGGATTTGGTTTTGCGTTGCTGGTTACCCGTCCATTTGGCAATACCACCTATGACGGGAAAGCGATTGTCACTGTGGCACTGGAAGATGTGGTTGAAGGTTCGGCGCTGGCCGCAGCATGGCTGACCCGTAATCCTCTGACGCGACCCGCAGCGCTGTTTGTTGAATGGTGCAAGACACAACTCCCGGAACCGCCTCCCGAGGAGAATCAGTCTGTGGGGTGA
- a CDS encoding hypothetical protein (ID:JIFNMEKO_03205;~source:Prodigal:2.6), with translation MLSWYSPEPAARERDTPVKVTHRLFKLIPDDEPFSFRLEAVTDGIVSSSALYLDEIELESNQEEDLRFSQVEVPLPPGADVEKTIWGINVQRTDGSKGTMNLDKARNENGDLMYMIPVDRQRGQTHFHHLVRFSQKGEFTLPAVRFRRSYAPEQQVSEQRQLLQTVTVR, from the coding sequence GTGTTGAGTTGGTACAGCCCGGAGCCTGCAGCGAGAGAACGTGATACACCCGTAAAAGTGACCCATCGGCTGTTTAAATTAATTCCTGATGACGAGCCTTTCTCATTCCGCCTTGAAGCCGTTACCGATGGCATCGTTTCCAGTTCAGCTCTCTATCTTGATGAAATAGAGCTGGAAAGTAATCAAGAAGAGGATCTGCGTTTTAGCCAGGTAGAGGTTCCGCTTCCGCCAGGTGCTGATGTGGAAAAAACCATCTGGGGTATCAACGTACAGCGTACCGATGGCAGTAAAGGCACCATGAACCTCGACAAAGCGCGCAACGAAAATGGTGATCTAATGTATATGATCCCGGTTGATCGACAACGCGGGCAAACTCATTTTCATCATCTGGTGCGTTTCTCTCAGAAAGGCGAATTTACCCTGCCTGCAGTCCGTTTCCGGCGCAGCTATGCACCGGAACAGCAGGTCAGTGAGCAACGTCAGTTGCTGCAAACGGTGACGGTGAGATAG
- a CDS encoding hypothetical protein (ID:JIFNMEKO_03207;~source:Prodigal:2.6), translating into MVLNNGDGSTAGALGGRLRVKTWSWFADQVQQQREGGFAGWLSDGTPLWASGPGTSKTVLNDYATVLNRWLPLSTILKGEPCVVVDLFTRYPITTIQQTGSDLHITPGVLRGRYQVSFSNGNQREIESHGELYLQQDLTVKARLNREEYVARVLDREAKSEPQEAAKAMAVAIRTYLQQNAQRDGQCLTIEDSSALQRVSPSAASEGSRAIVAWTQDIILAGSQVNYHLDTEGENQLSWQRAVEQAQHGMRYDAIPASAYPRANLSRWDAPLTTCQAIPEAEAWIKSQQQGWQEKLYREPGYNTLTQFAVCRSGAGSPYIDRTKKQIHVRHFYTLQDRLDLTHEYLHLAFDGYPSGMDEVYIENLTRHLLMD; encoded by the coding sequence GTGGTGCTGAATAACGGCGACGGGAGCACAGCAGGCGCACTCGGCGGTCGACTGAGAGTCAAAACCTGGAGCTGGTTTGCTGATCAGGTACAACAACAACGTGAAGGCGGGTTTGCTGGCTGGCTGAGTGATGGTACTCCGCTCTGGGCAAGCGGGCCTGGCACCAGCAAAACGGTCTTAAATGACTATGCAACGGTACTCAATCGATGGTTACCACTGTCAACGATCCTGAAAGGCGAGCCTTGTGTGGTGGTGGATCTGTTTACTCGCTATCCGATCACCACGATCCAGCAGACAGGCAGTGATCTCCATATCACTCCCGGGGTTTTACGCGGTCGTTATCAGGTCAGCTTCAGTAATGGTAACCAGCGCGAGATAGAGAGTCATGGTGAACTCTATTTGCAACAGGATCTCACGGTGAAAGCTCGCCTGAATCGTGAAGAGTATGTTGCCCGGGTGCTTGACCGTGAGGCAAAAAGTGAACCCCAGGAAGCCGCGAAAGCCATGGCGGTTGCGATCCGAACTTACCTGCAACAAAATGCACAACGTGACGGACAATGTCTGACTATTGAGGACAGTAGCGCGCTGCAGCGCGTCTCCCCCTCCGCCGCCAGCGAAGGCAGCAGAGCTATTGTTGCCTGGACACAGGACATCATTCTTGCGGGCAGTCAGGTGAATTATCATCTCGATACCGAAGGGGAAAACCAGCTGTCGTGGCAAAGAGCGGTGGAACAAGCGCAGCATGGTATGCGCTATGATGCAATCCCCGCCTCAGCCTATCCACGGGCCAACCTGAGTCGCTGGGATGCCCCCCTGACAACCTGTCAGGCGATACCTGAAGCTGAGGCATGGATAAAATCGCAGCAACAAGGCTGGCAGGAAAAACTGTACCGGGAACCGGGATATAACACCCTGACACAATTCGCCGTGTGTCGTTCGGGCGCGGGTTCCCCTTACATAGACAGAACCAAAAAACAGATCCATGTCCGTCATTTCTACACCCTGCAGGACAGACTGGATTTAACGCATGAATATTTGCACCTGGCTTTTGATGGCTACCCTTCCGGTATGGATGAAGTGTACATCGAAAATCTTACCCGCCATCTGTTAATGGATTAA
- the czcO gene encoding putative oxidoreductase CzcO (ID:JIFNMEKO_03210;~source:Prodigal:2.6) gives MTTEKINTLVIGAGQAGVAMSEHLSQRNIPHLVLEKQRIAEAWRTGRWDSLVANGPAWHDRFPGMTFPDQSADGFVAKEQVADYFVGYAQHIKAPIRCGVSVTRVTRLQGAPGFHVETSAGVIEAQRVVVATGPFQKPVIPAIASSDSSVLQMHSADYRHPQQLPPGAVLVVGSGSSGVQIADELQRSGRKVFLSVGPHERPPRRYRGRDFCWWLGVLGLWDATHCQPGKEHVTIAVSGAQGGHTVDFRRLAQQGMTLLGSTRACEAQQLYFNDDLAANIRQGDASYLALLDAADAWIEKNGLDLPEEPEARQFPVDPPEFSHPHKQLHTEAEGISTIIWATGYATDYQWLEVDAFQENGRPRHQRGVSSEPGIYFLGLPWLSRRGSSFIWGVWHDASYLADHIMAQNSYLNYQPDTQP, from the coding sequence ATGACAACAGAGAAAATTAACACCCTGGTGATTGGTGCCGGTCAGGCCGGTGTGGCAATGAGTGAGCATCTCAGTCAGCGTAACATCCCTCATCTGGTGCTGGAGAAACAGCGTATCGCTGAAGCCTGGCGTACCGGACGCTGGGATTCACTGGTTGCTAATGGTCCTGCCTGGCACGACCGCTTTCCAGGAATGACTTTTCCCGACCAGTCAGCCGACGGCTTTGTGGCAAAAGAGCAGGTCGCTGATTACTTCGTCGGATACGCACAACACATCAAAGCGCCGATTCGCTGTGGTGTCAGCGTGACACGGGTCACCCGATTGCAAGGTGCTCCGGGCTTTCATGTAGAAACCAGTGCCGGGGTGATAGAAGCACAGCGCGTGGTTGTCGCCACTGGCCCCTTTCAAAAACCGGTTATCCCGGCCATCGCCTCATCAGACAGCAGCGTGCTGCAAATGCACTCAGCAGACTACCGCCATCCGCAACAGCTTCCGCCGGGAGCAGTGCTTGTCGTAGGCTCCGGCTCTTCCGGGGTACAGATCGCTGATGAGCTGCAACGCAGTGGCAGAAAAGTATTTCTCTCGGTAGGCCCCCATGAAAGGCCACCACGGCGCTATCGCGGTCGTGATTTTTGCTGGTGGCTTGGTGTGCTGGGCTTATGGGATGCCACCCATTGCCAGCCGGGCAAAGAGCATGTCACCATCGCAGTCAGCGGTGCACAAGGAGGGCACACCGTCGATTTCCGACGTCTGGCACAACAAGGGATGACCCTGCTCGGGTCAACCCGTGCCTGTGAAGCGCAACAACTTTATTTTAATGACGACCTGGCAGCCAATATCAGACAAGGGGATGCCAGCTATCTGGCACTGCTGGATGCGGCTGATGCCTGGATTGAGAAAAATGGCCTCGACCTGCCGGAAGAGCCCGAAGCGAGACAATTCCCGGTTGATCCGCCTGAATTCAGTCACCCGCATAAGCAGCTCCACACTGAAGCAGAGGGCATCAGCACCATTATCTGGGCCACAGGTTATGCCACCGACTACCAGTGGTTAGAGGTGGATGCATTTCAGGAAAATGGCCGGCCACGCCACCAGCGCGGTGTTTCCAGTGAGCCGGGAATCTATTTTCTCGGTCTGCCGTGGTTGTCACGTCGTGGTTCCAGTTTTATCTGGGGAGTCTGGCATGACGCCAGTTATCTCGCTGACCATATCATGGCACAGAACAGTTACCTGAATTATCAACCCGATACTCAACCGTAA
- the artM_2 gene encoding Arginine transport ATP-binding protein ArtM (ID:JIFNMEKO_03217;~source:Prodigal:2.6) gives MPAASSALLPSDSQPALQGNHLQKSFNDIEVLGNVTLSVNSGQVVSVIGPSGSGKTTLIRLLNGLETLDGGEVCLNGTPFIYLKKIGAAREVLVERHEMRQKIGMVFQSFNLFPHLTVLDNLLLAPRWHKLANHEALTHHAAILLHKVGMLEHASKYPHQLSGGQQQRVAIARALMMKPQIMLFDEPTSALDPEKVSEVLQVIEALAREGITMVIVTHEMQFAFRLSDRVVFMEKGRIVCDDTPDVLRQGSHPRIRQFLQDVSL, from the coding sequence TTGCCGGCCGCATCTTCTGCACTACTACCTTCAGACAGCCAACCTGCGTTACAGGGAAACCATCTGCAAAAGTCATTTAATGATATTGAAGTCCTCGGTAACGTGACGCTCAGTGTCAACAGTGGCCAGGTAGTCTCTGTCATTGGTCCCTCCGGGTCCGGTAAAACCACCCTGATTCGCCTGTTAAATGGGCTGGAAACACTCGATGGCGGCGAAGTGTGTCTCAATGGCACTCCGTTTATCTATCTGAAAAAGATCGGAGCAGCACGAGAGGTACTGGTTGAACGTCACGAGATGCGGCAAAAAATTGGTATGGTTTTCCAGAGCTTTAATCTGTTCCCTCACCTGACCGTGCTGGACAATTTACTGCTCGCACCGCGCTGGCATAAGCTGGCCAACCATGAAGCGCTCACCCACCATGCGGCGATTTTGCTGCATAAAGTCGGGATGCTAGAACACGCCAGTAAATACCCTCATCAGCTCTCAGGCGGACAACAACAGCGGGTCGCGATTGCCCGCGCTCTGATGATGAAGCCACAAATTATGCTGTTTGATGAACCCACCTCAGCACTTGACCCGGAGAAAGTCAGTGAAGTCCTTCAGGTGATTGAAGCACTGGCACGGGAGGGGATCACGATGGTGATTGTGACCCATGAAATGCAGTTTGCTTTCCGTCTTTCTGACCGTGTGGTGTTTATGGAGAAAGGTCGCATTGTCTGCGATGACACCCCGGATGTATTACGACAAGGCAGTCACCCTCGTATCCGTCAATTTTTACAGGATGTCTCACTTTAA
- a CDS encoding hypothetical protein (ID:JIFNMEKO_03208;~source:Prodigal:2.6) translates to MYYPASSVNTAAGQNITAQIRGKITALRKIAEEPNRPGKIVVNGIEMPVRIDDDGGFSRPFIFPEGSNSIQVISPDGESQHKTQFYSTNGQGGIPARLRVVLSWDSDNTDLDLHVVTPDGQHAWYGNRALQNGGALDVDVTTGYGPEIFSTPTPLKGRYLVYVNYFGGSQELITTAQLSVITGEGTPDEKQETFVIPMRKAGELTLVNSFSY, encoded by the coding sequence GTGTATTACCCCGCCTCTTCTGTCAACACAGCCGCCGGGCAGAACATCACGGCACAAATTCGCGGCAAAATAACCGCTTTGCGAAAAATTGCCGAAGAGCCTAACCGGCCGGGAAAAATTGTCGTCAATGGTATTGAGATGCCCGTGCGCATTGATGACGATGGAGGCTTTTCACGCCCGTTTATCTTCCCGGAAGGCAGCAACAGCATTCAGGTCATCAGCCCCGACGGCGAGAGTCAACATAAAACCCAGTTTTACTCAACCAACGGACAAGGCGGCATTCCTGCGAGATTGCGTGTAGTACTGTCATGGGACAGCGACAATACCGACCTCGATTTGCATGTCGTCACACCGGATGGCCAGCACGCCTGGTATGGCAATCGCGCATTGCAGAATGGCGGCGCACTGGATGTCGACGTCACAACCGGTTATGGCCCGGAAATTTTCTCCACGCCGACCCCGTTGAAAGGACGTTATCTGGTGTATGTTAACTATTTCGGTGGTAGTCAGGAGCTCATCACAACAGCGCAGTTGTCAGTGATCACCGGCGAAGGCACACCAGATGAGAAACAGGAAACGTTTGTAATTCCGATGCGTAAAGCAGGCGAACTGACACTGGTGAATAGCTTCAGTTACTGA
- the rcnB gene encoding Nickel/cobalt homeostasis protein RcnB (ID:JIFNMEKO_03209;~source:Prodigal:2.6), whose amino-acid sequence MNKVAPLFFGITTLLLSTSAVCADDVAVASAPASTSEASADTAAPTVSDNNSVAVAPDASKYDRSEVFADFTHFQAGDVVPELYRSARYNIAEWNKRNLPAPQDGSHWTYMGGSYVLITDAEGRIVRIVSGDILYQ is encoded by the coding sequence ATGAATAAAGTTGCGCCGTTGTTTTTTGGTATCACTACGCTGTTGCTGAGTACCTCTGCAGTTTGTGCTGATGATGTGGCGGTAGCGAGTGCGCCAGCATCGACCAGTGAAGCCTCTGCGGATACCGCAGCCCCGACAGTCAGTGATAATAATAGTGTAGCGGTGGCACCCGATGCCAGTAAATATGATCGCAGTGAGGTATTTGCTGACTTTACCCACTTCCAGGCAGGAGATGTGGTGCCTGAGCTTTACCGTTCTGCGCGATATAATATTGCAGAGTGGAACAAACGTAATCTTCCTGCGCCGCAGGATGGCAGTCACTGGACGTATATGGGAGGAAGTTATGTGTTGATCACCGATGCAGAAGGTCGCATTGTGCGCATTGTTTCCGGTGATATTCTCTATCAATGA
- the argE_4 gene encoding Acetylornithine deacetylase (ID:JIFNMEKO_03213;~source:Prodigal:2.6) codes for MECPVMNKTLKELLAMLIAFDTTSRESNLAMITAIETYLTSLGIASKRITHPEGHKANLLARIGPEIPGGIMLSGHTDVVPVDGQTWQFPPFALTEQQGRYYGRGTTDMKGFLACVLASLPAFLAQPLRLPLLLAFSYDEEVGCLGVRSLIDSLHAATDKPAWCLVGEPTGMQPVYGHKGKLAMRCQIHGLACHSAYTPDGVNAIEYAATLINRLQQTARQVIRQQNPAYSPPFTTLQVGPIQGGTALNIVPDYCQFDFEIRHLPEQEAQPLVDELINYAQQTLLPEMQRISPQSTIIFQPLSSYPVLHTPLHAPFLTRLQQWCQQSMPHTVAFGTEGGLFAEAGITTLICGPGDMAQGHKPDEYIAISQLNACMSMLDAIRSWLSHPTD; via the coding sequence ATGGAGTGCCCGGTGATGAATAAAACGCTAAAAGAATTACTGGCAATGCTGATTGCCTTTGATACCACCAGCCGTGAATCCAACCTGGCAATGATTACAGCCATTGAGACCTATCTCACCTCACTCGGTATCGCTTCGAAACGCATTACTCATCCTGAGGGCCATAAAGCCAATCTGTTAGCCCGTATTGGTCCGGAAATACCTGGTGGTATCATGCTTTCTGGTCATACCGATGTAGTGCCGGTGGACGGGCAGACATGGCAGTTCCCACCCTTTGCTCTGACAGAACAACAGGGACGCTATTACGGGCGCGGCACCACGGATATGAAGGGCTTTCTCGCCTGTGTTCTCGCCTCCCTCCCCGCCTTCCTCGCCCAGCCACTGCGTCTACCTCTGTTACTGGCTTTTTCCTATGATGAAGAGGTGGGGTGTCTTGGGGTACGTAGCCTGATTGACTCACTGCATGCGGCGACAGATAAACCCGCCTGGTGTCTGGTTGGTGAACCCACCGGTATGCAACCCGTGTATGGTCATAAAGGTAAACTGGCGATGCGTTGCCAGATTCACGGCCTCGCCTGTCACTCGGCTTACACTCCGGATGGTGTGAATGCTATTGAATACGCCGCCACGCTGATCAACCGACTGCAACAGACCGCCAGGCAAGTAATCCGGCAGCAAAATCCGGCTTACTCTCCCCCTTTTACCACACTGCAAGTCGGCCCCATTCAGGGGGGAACAGCCCTGAATATCGTACCAGATTATTGTCAGTTTGATTTTGAAATCAGACATTTGCCAGAACAGGAGGCACAACCCCTTGTTGACGAGTTGATCAACTATGCGCAACAGACACTGCTGCCTGAAATGCAACGAATTTCTCCGCAAAGTACCATCATTTTTCAGCCACTGAGCAGCTATCCTGTCTTACACACCCCACTGCATGCACCCTTTCTCACCCGGTTGCAGCAATGGTGTCAGCAATCAATGCCGCATACCGTCGCCTTTGGCACTGAAGGGGGATTATTTGCCGAAGCGGGCATTACCACACTGATCTGCGGGCCAGGCGATATGGCGCAGGGACATAAACCGGACGAATATATCGCCATCAGCCAGCTGAATGCCTGCATGTCCATGCTGGATGCGATCCGCTCATGGCTCTCTCACCCCACAGACTGA
- the glnP_3 gene encoding Glutamine transport system permease protein GlnP (ID:JIFNMEKO_03216;~source:Prodigal:2.6), translating into MALPGLANEYISIVKLTSLVSVISLTEILLVGQRLYTENFLVMETMTAVAVYYVFIVTVFDFLLKKLERRLDVTRQRNAPL; encoded by the coding sequence GTGGCATTGCCTGGACTGGCGAATGAATACATCTCTATTGTAAAGCTGACCTCACTGGTTTCGGTTATCTCACTGACGGAAATTCTGCTGGTGGGACAACGGTTATACACCGAAAACTTTCTGGTGATGGAAACCATGACCGCCGTAGCCGTCTATTATGTTTTTATCGTGACGGTATTCGATTTCCTGCTGAAAAAACTGGAACGTCGCCTTGATGTTACGCGTCAGCGTAATGCCCCCCTGTAA
- the yabJ_2 gene encoding 2-iminobutanoate/2-iminopropanoate deaminase (ID:JIFNMEKO_03211;~source:Prodigal:2.6): protein MTAPTHTRIRMFNTKETYPNQSLDNDLCQAVRAGNTVYVRGQVGTDFAGNLVGLGDAGAQTEQAMKNVKQLLGEAGSDLSHIVKTTTYLTDPRYREAVYRVVGRWLKGVYPISTGLVVSALAQPEWLMEIDIIAVIPDDWQTAEV, encoded by the coding sequence ATGACAGCACCCACGCACACACGCATCAGGATGTTTAATACCAAAGAAACGTATCCTAACCAGTCACTGGACAATGACCTGTGCCAGGCGGTACGGGCGGGGAACACTGTCTATGTCCGCGGCCAGGTCGGCACTGATTTTGCCGGTAACCTGGTTGGACTCGGTGATGCTGGTGCACAAACTGAACAAGCAATGAAAAACGTTAAACAACTGTTGGGAGAGGCCGGTTCTGATCTCTCGCACATTGTCAAAACCACCACCTACCTGACGGATCCCCGTTATCGGGAAGCGGTGTACCGTGTTGTTGGTCGCTGGTTGAAAGGCGTTTATCCCATCTCTACCGGGCTGGTTGTCTCAGCACTGGCTCAGCCAGAGTGGTTGATGGAAATTGACATCATCGCCGTCATCCCGGATGACTGGCAAACAGCGGAGGTCTGA
- a CDS encoding hypothetical protein (ID:JIFNMEKO_03212;~source:Prodigal:2.6) produces the protein MTVSIVGRCAKTGQLGIAISSSSMAVGARCPWLMSGVGAVSTQNITLPSLGPATLAHLAAGASPVVAMEKALNEDPFRAWRQVIVLDNRGNSALFSGENTLGVHHAQQGNQCVAAGNMLSSPQVISAMIESFEKQSGTLATRLLHALRAGFEAGGEAGSVHSAAVKVTDKQSWPLVDLRIDWAEHDPISALESLWQGWQPQMNDYITRAIDPREAPRYGVPGDE, from the coding sequence ATGACAGTTTCTATCGTTGGCCGCTGTGCCAAAACCGGACAATTAGGTATTGCTATCAGCTCCTCCAGCATGGCAGTAGGTGCGCGCTGCCCCTGGCTTATGAGCGGTGTTGGTGCCGTCTCTACCCAGAATATCACGTTGCCCTCACTGGGGCCTGCCACACTGGCACACCTGGCGGCGGGTGCTTCCCCTGTGGTTGCAATGGAAAAAGCACTTAACGAGGATCCTTTTCGCGCCTGGCGTCAGGTTATCGTACTGGATAACCGGGGTAACAGTGCGCTGTTCAGTGGTGAAAATACACTGGGAGTGCATCATGCGCAACAGGGCAATCAGTGCGTGGCCGCAGGCAATATGCTGTCATCGCCACAGGTCATCAGCGCCATGATAGAAAGCTTTGAGAAACAGTCAGGAACCCTTGCAACCCGTCTGCTACACGCGTTACGGGCAGGGTTTGAGGCAGGTGGAGAAGCGGGATCGGTACACTCAGCGGCAGTAAAAGTGACAGATAAACAGAGCTGGCCACTGGTGGACTTACGCATTGACTGGGCTGAACATGACCCCATCAGTGCACTGGAGTCGCTCTGGCAGGGCTGGCAGCCACAAATGAACGACTACATCACCCGGGCGATTGACCCACGAGAGGCACCGCGTTATGGAGTGCCCGGTGATGAATAA
- a CDS encoding hypothetical protein (ID:JIFNMEKO_03206;~source:Prodigal:2.6): MKRTLSRYLARLLLLIPLAATAEPTLNVAIREEGGDKLYQLTKENVVKQQSLPTALSTPLGSLWKLYVYAWLTDRQITEAPYTCHGADKEEVYCCSPGEQITRDQALVRSCGLYFSPTRLNINPGEWQQYWQKQRSPGWLQQLSRLQPETRVPVSELLETLSTLPGREIA; the protein is encoded by the coding sequence ATGAAGCGCACACTCTCCCGCTATCTTGCCCGGTTGCTGCTGCTTATCCCACTGGCAGCAACCGCAGAGCCGACATTGAATGTCGCTATCCGTGAGGAGGGAGGGGATAAACTCTATCAATTGACCAAAGAAAATGTCGTCAAACAACAGTCACTGCCAACGGCACTTTCTACCCCGTTAGGCAGCCTGTGGAAACTGTATGTCTACGCCTGGCTGACAGATCGTCAGATAACTGAAGCGCCCTACACCTGCCATGGTGCCGATAAAGAAGAAGTCTACTGCTGTTCTCCGGGCGAACAGATAACCCGAGATCAGGCACTGGTACGCTCATGTGGTCTCTATTTCTCTCCGACAAGGTTAAATATTAACCCTGGAGAGTGGCAGCAATACTGGCAAAAACAGCGTTCACCCGGCTGGTTGCAGCAGCTTTCCCGGCTGCAACCTGAAACGCGCGTTCCGGTCTCTGAGCTGCTTGAGACGCTATCCACATTGCCCGGCAGGGAAATAGCTTAA
- the occM gene encoding Octopine transport system permease protein OccM (ID:JIFNMEKO_03215;~source:Prodigal:2.6): protein MGFQWNYLFSLFSDADFWWATWTVVKLSILTWLCSIALGFLLALAKQSQHRALTLFARGYIWLFRSTPLLVLLIFVYNLPQSWPSLSGIFSNAFYSGLIAMVLSETAYMAEIHLGGLLAIPKGQYEAGRALGFSFAGIQRKIVIP from the coding sequence ATGGGCTTTCAGTGGAACTACCTTTTTAGTCTCTTCAGCGATGCCGACTTCTGGTGGGCAACCTGGACTGTGGTGAAACTTAGCATACTCACCTGGCTGTGCAGTATTGCTCTGGGCTTTCTGCTGGCGCTGGCGAAACAGAGCCAGCACCGGGCATTAACACTATTCGCTCGTGGGTATATCTGGTTATTCCGTAGTACTCCTCTGCTGGTGCTGCTGATTTTTGTCTACAACCTGCCACAATCCTGGCCCTCACTCTCCGGGATTTTCAGCAATGCGTTTTATTCCGGACTGATCGCAATGGTGCTCAGTGAAACTGCCTATATGGCTGAAATTCATCTGGGAGGACTGCTGGCGATACCGAAAGGACAATATGAAGCAGGACGGGCGCTGGGTTTCAGCTTTGCCGGCATTCAACGTAAAATTGTTATTCCCTAG
- a CDS encoding hypothetical protein (ID:JIFNMEKO_03204;~source:Prodigal:2.6) — protein sequence MNTASQLLPLSLVYKVLPAREDTIRSTLYQLMQNNRTRLMQLAGPQARFAWWGGSADSSALLTAYAYYADWHASQAMGLSLPASQWQRMLELYAEQAGDLPLLHRALILTFAQEMKLPVNSLIQGLDAALLDYTLEAHTAYSADNLTRNDSLILYAANSDLGIAAARTLTDVLLGRAQLTSTESTAVRERAKRKVTDSALPLARTIALLAVKGGEREAAAILRSLTSEQASIDRALAINWLAQRVNYSAPSPLPSPGEGWRKQSLIDGGHYWLWEGKGVPETISQP from the coding sequence GTGAATACAGCCAGCCAACTGTTGCCCTTAAGTCTGGTCTATAAAGTACTGCCGGCACGCGAAGATACTATTCGCTCCACCCTCTATCAACTGATGCAAAATAACCGCACCCGGCTGATGCAGTTAGCGGGCCCGCAAGCACGTTTCGCCTGGTGGGGCGGAAGCGCTGACAGTAGTGCGCTGTTGACTGCCTATGCCTACTATGCTGACTGGCATGCCAGCCAGGCGATGGGGCTTTCGCTCCCGGCATCACAATGGCAACGCATGCTTGAACTCTATGCAGAACAGGCCGGCGATCTCCCCCTGCTACATCGTGCCCTGATCCTCACCTTTGCCCAGGAGATGAAATTACCGGTGAACAGCCTGATTCAGGGGCTGGATGCTGCTCTGCTCGACTATACGCTTGAGGCACACACGGCATACTCAGCGGACAATCTGACGCGTAATGACAGCCTCATTCTGTATGCCGCTAACAGCGATCTCGGGATCGCCGCTGCCCGCACACTCACCGATGTGTTGCTGGGTCGTGCGCAGCTTACCTCAACGGAATCAACGGCGGTGAGAGAACGCGCAAAGCGTAAAGTCACTGATAGCGCATTACCACTCGCAAGAACGATTGCGCTTTTAGCGGTTAAAGGCGGTGAACGGGAAGCTGCGGCAATATTACGCAGCCTGACATCAGAGCAGGCAAGTATTGACCGTGCTCTGGCAATCAACTGGCTGGCACAACGCGTCAACTACAGTGCCCCTTCTCCGCTGCCTTCTCCTGGCGAAGGTTGGAGAAAACAATCACTGATCGACGGTGGTCACTACTGGTTATGGGAAGGTAAAGGCGTGCCCGAAACCATTTCGCAACCCTAA